The Sphingomonas sp. So64.6b genome includes a region encoding these proteins:
- a CDS encoding TonB-dependent receptor: MTYRHRFWLLGATSLMMTPYSARAQVAPVATQDPASADVGDQLEDIVVTAQKRRQSVNDVPISITALDGGHLAEQGVRRSEDLARVVPGLSFTETQFDAPIFTLRGVGYNENSLAASPTVSVYVDEVPLPFPVMTRGGTLDLERVEVLKGPQGTLFGQNSTGGAINYVAAKPTAQFLAGGEATFGRFSTFDASAFVSGPLSDTVRARASVSTTQGGDWQRSTTRNDRLGSQDLLTGRLLLDWAPSSDVRFELNINGWRDKSDSAAAQLVGLFSANGSPLPASFTSAPIVLDPRAADWTPGLPLARDNDFVQASLRADWSLGKNITVTSITAYDRFRRNSLQDADGLQATDLHLRLGGRVQSFTQELRLAGTGSRFNWVVGGNYQRDRVHDLQQVFLEDSPASFIGPLQFRSIINDAQNAITTWAGFANAEYEIADRLTVQAGARYTRSSIDYRACTKDTGADDIAAIIRFVQGLVGAPMTAAAGQCVTLQPDFSAGDFVDSLDEDNLSWRAGVNFKPSAGALVYANVSRGYKAGSFPTLSAQSSTQLAPVTQEALMAYELGFKLPLAGNRVRLNGAAFFYDYRDKQLSGRIQTLFGQLQNLVNIPRSMVKGAELQLSWLPVRGLNVSAAGTYLQTRIRRNPDGTSFQNFDQFGSVVSLSGNAFPYSPKWQLSGDAQYDWHVSGQIDAFVGAAANYRSATKAALEDDARLAIDAYTLVDVRAGIKDADDRWRLSIYGRNIFNAYYWNNVLHIQDTIVRYTGRPAEYGVSVGFKF; encoded by the coding sequence ATGACTTATCGCCATCGATTCTGGCTTCTCGGCGCCACTTCACTCATGATGACGCCTTACAGCGCGCGGGCGCAGGTCGCCCCTGTTGCAACACAGGACCCGGCCTCCGCCGACGTCGGCGACCAGCTCGAGGATATTGTCGTGACCGCGCAAAAGCGCCGGCAGAGCGTGAACGACGTCCCTATATCGATCACGGCCCTTGATGGCGGCCACCTCGCTGAGCAAGGCGTTCGTCGTTCTGAAGATCTCGCCCGTGTCGTCCCAGGCCTGTCCTTCACGGAAACACAATTCGACGCGCCGATCTTCACGCTTCGTGGCGTCGGCTATAATGAAAACAGCCTCGCAGCGAGCCCCACGGTCAGCGTCTATGTCGATGAAGTCCCTCTGCCCTTTCCCGTGATGACACGCGGTGGCACGCTCGACCTCGAGCGGGTCGAGGTCCTCAAAGGCCCGCAGGGAACCTTGTTCGGACAGAATTCCACCGGCGGAGCGATAAACTATGTCGCAGCCAAGCCGACCGCACAGTTTTTAGCGGGCGGCGAAGCGACCTTCGGTCGCTTCTCAACTTTCGATGCCAGCGCCTTTGTGAGCGGACCTCTGTCCGACACGGTGCGCGCGCGCGCATCGGTGAGCACGACGCAGGGCGGCGATTGGCAGCGGAGCACCACGCGCAACGACCGGCTCGGATCGCAAGATCTGCTCACTGGTCGCCTGCTGCTCGACTGGGCGCCATCAAGCGATGTGCGCTTTGAACTCAACATCAATGGCTGGCGCGACAAATCAGACAGCGCCGCGGCACAACTGGTCGGCCTTTTTTCGGCCAATGGCAGTCCGCTTCCAGCGTCGTTCACGAGTGCGCCGATCGTGCTCGATCCCCGGGCTGCGGACTGGACCCCCGGACTGCCGCTCGCGCGCGACAATGATTTCGTCCAGGCCTCGCTTCGCGCGGACTGGTCGCTGGGGAAGAACATCACGGTCACGTCAATCACGGCCTATGATCGCTTTCGGCGAAACAGCTTGCAGGATGCCGATGGCCTGCAGGCGACCGACCTTCATCTAAGGCTCGGCGGCCGCGTGCAGTCGTTCACTCAGGAGCTTCGGCTTGCCGGGACAGGAAGCCGGTTCAACTGGGTGGTTGGGGGTAACTACCAGAGGGACCGGGTTCACGACCTGCAACAGGTCTTCTTGGAAGATTCGCCGGCGTCGTTCATCGGGCCATTGCAGTTTCGCAGCATCATCAACGATGCCCAGAATGCCATCACAACCTGGGCCGGCTTCGCCAATGCCGAATATGAGATCGCCGACCGGCTGACGGTCCAGGCCGGCGCGCGCTATACGCGCTCGTCGATCGACTATCGCGCGTGCACGAAGGATACCGGCGCCGATGACATCGCCGCCATCATTCGGTTCGTACAGGGACTGGTTGGCGCTCCCATGACTGCCGCCGCTGGCCAGTGCGTCACATTGCAGCCCGATTTCTCGGCCGGAGATTTTGTCGACTCGCTGGATGAGGACAATCTGTCCTGGCGCGCCGGCGTCAATTTCAAGCCGAGCGCCGGCGCACTGGTCTATGCGAATGTCTCGCGAGGATACAAGGCGGGCAGCTTCCCAACGCTTTCCGCACAGTCTTCGACTCAGCTGGCGCCAGTGACTCAAGAAGCGTTGATGGCCTATGAGCTTGGCTTCAAGCTGCCGCTTGCCGGTAACAGGGTGCGCCTGAACGGTGCGGCGTTCTTCTATGATTATCGGGACAAGCAGCTTTCCGGCCGTATCCAGACCTTGTTCGGCCAGTTGCAGAACCTCGTCAATATCCCGCGCTCAATGGTCAAAGGGGCGGAATTGCAGCTCTCCTGGCTTCCGGTGCGCGGCCTCAATGTCAGCGCAGCCGGCACCTATCTTCAGACCCGAATCCGCCGCAACCCTGACGGCACCTCATTTCAGAATTTCGATCAGTTTGGTAGCGTGGTCTCGCTGAGCGGTAACGCTTTCCCATATTCACCCAAGTGGCAGCTCAGCGGCGATGCACAATATGACTGGCATGTATCGGGCCAGATCGACGCGTTCGTCGGCGCAGCGGCAAACTATCGGAGCGCCACCAAGGCCGCACTTGAAGACGATGCGCGGCTCGCCATCGACGCCTATACGCTGGTCGATGTACGCGCAGGCATCAAGGACGCCGACGACCGCTGGCGGTTGTCGATTTACGGACGCAACATATTTAATGCCTATTACTGGAACAACGTACTCCATATCCAGGATACAATCGTCCGCTATACAGGGCGCCCTGCGGAATATGGCGTCTCGGTCGGCTTCAAATTCTGA
- a CDS encoding aldehyde dehydrogenase family protein, whose product MRDCHQFYIGGAWIDPADGADILFPVIDPATERPIGTIALGGELDVDRAVLSARTALPAWSATTVPERLQTLHKLVAEFKRRYDDIAEAITLEMGAPPPLAKGAQTGIGLSHLGAAIEALEHYAFDTTRGTTRIVREAIGVCGFITPWNWPINQIVCKVAPALACGCTMVLKPSELAPFSAVIWAEICDAAGLPPGVFNLVNGDGPTVGAAIARHPGIDMVSFTGSTRAGIEVARDAAASVKRVHQELGGKSAHIILDDDRLEEGVRWGVRGVALNAGQNCNAPTRMLVPRNRLDEVFRVARDEIAKLSVGGPSADVGPVVSDAHWQRIQSLLKAGIEEGATILAGGVGRPAGLETGYFVRPTVFGDVENNMCIAQEEIFGPVLVIISYDSVDEAVAMANDTPYGLAAYLHGRNTDVLRSLAARLRAGQINLNGSDPDFMAPFGGYKQSGNGREWGHHAFAEFLETKAILGYRAAG is encoded by the coding sequence ATGCGCGATTGTCATCAGTTCTATATCGGCGGCGCCTGGATCGATCCGGCGGACGGCGCGGATATTCTCTTCCCCGTCATCGACCCCGCGACCGAGCGGCCGATCGGAACTATCGCGTTAGGCGGTGAACTGGACGTCGATCGCGCAGTCCTTTCCGCAAGGACGGCACTGCCTGCATGGTCGGCAACCACTGTGCCGGAACGGCTTCAGACGCTCCACAAGCTGGTTGCCGAATTCAAGCGGCGCTACGACGATATCGCCGAAGCGATCACCCTCGAAATGGGCGCTCCGCCTCCGCTGGCTAAAGGCGCACAGACCGGCATCGGGCTGTCGCATCTTGGCGCCGCGATCGAAGCACTCGAGCATTACGCGTTCGACACGACGCGCGGCACGACCCGGATCGTGCGCGAGGCGATCGGTGTTTGCGGGTTCATCACGCCCTGGAACTGGCCGATCAACCAGATCGTCTGTAAAGTCGCGCCGGCGCTTGCCTGCGGGTGCACCATGGTGCTGAAGCCATCCGAGCTTGCGCCCTTTTCGGCAGTGATCTGGGCAGAAATCTGCGATGCGGCGGGCCTCCCACCCGGCGTGTTCAACCTGGTCAATGGCGACGGTCCGACGGTCGGCGCTGCGATCGCGCGCCACCCGGGCATCGACATGGTGTCTTTTACCGGGTCGACACGCGCCGGTATCGAAGTCGCGCGCGACGCCGCCGCAAGCGTCAAACGGGTCCATCAGGAACTCGGCGGAAAGTCGGCACACATTATCCTCGACGACGATCGCCTCGAAGAGGGCGTGCGCTGGGGTGTTCGCGGTGTGGCGCTCAACGCCGGACAGAATTGCAACGCGCCCACCCGCATGTTGGTGCCGCGAAACCGGCTCGATGAAGTGTTCCGGGTGGCGCGTGACGAGATCGCGAAGCTCAGCGTCGGCGGGCCCTCCGCGGATGTCGGCCCAGTCGTGAGCGACGCGCATTGGCAACGGATCCAGAGCCTCTTGAAAGCCGGTATCGAGGAAGGCGCGACGATTCTCGCCGGCGGTGTCGGTCGCCCCGCTGGCCTGGAAACAGGATACTTCGTTCGCCCCACGGTGTTTGGCGACGTCGAGAATAATATGTGCATTGCGCAGGAGGAAATTTTTGGCCCCGTCCTCGTCATCATCTCCTACGACAGCGTCGATGAAGCGGTCGCGATGGCGAATGACACGCCCTATGGACTCGCCGCTTATCTCCACGGCCGCAATACGGATGTGCTTCGATCGCTCGCGGCCCGCCTCCGCGCTGGCCAGATCAATCTAAACGGGTCCGATCCGGACTTTATGGCGCCGTTCGGCGGGTACAAGCAGTCCGGCAATGGGCGGGAATGGGGCCATCACGCCTTTGCCGAATTTCTCGAGACCAAGGCAATCCTCGGCTATCGTGCCGCTGGTTGA
- a CDS encoding EthD family reductase, with the protein MIKITVLYPRAAGTWFDFDYYLEKHMPLSIARLGSAMERITVERVTSPGEPYPEPGFHAVCSFVCASRDKFEAAFLPHMAELQGDAPHYTNSQQIVLLNEIEIDFAGLEAQA; encoded by the coding sequence ATGATCAAGATCACCGTCTTATACCCCAGGGCCGCCGGCACCTGGTTCGATTTCGACTATTATCTCGAAAAGCATATGCCGCTGTCGATTGCGCGGCTCGGTTCGGCAATGGAGCGAATTACCGTCGAACGGGTCACCAGCCCCGGCGAGCCGTATCCCGAGCCAGGCTTTCACGCGGTCTGTTCATTCGTCTGCGCGTCGCGCGACAAGTTCGAAGCTGCATTCCTCCCGCACATGGCCGAATTGCAGGGCGACGCGCCACATTACACCAACAGCCAGCAGATCGTCCTGTTGAACGAAATCGAAATCGATTTCGCAGGACTGGAGGCGCAGGCGTGA
- a CDS encoding ester cyclase: MNLEENKMKVTALLNAAFTPGRLVAEKRAAMATYINPVKYIQHSAVVPDGFDGLMSLVEKFDQQFQSYAVEVKRLIAEGDYVWAHCHYTYGPDDPRGKAIVEIFRFEEGLMVEHWDVIQDVPADMAHTNGIF, from the coding sequence ATGAACCTCGAAGAGAACAAAATGAAGGTGACTGCCTTGTTGAACGCAGCGTTCACGCCCGGTCGATTAGTGGCGGAAAAGCGGGCGGCGATGGCGACCTACATCAATCCGGTCAAATATATCCAGCATAGCGCCGTGGTACCTGATGGCTTTGACGGCCTGATGAGCCTGGTGGAAAAGTTCGATCAGCAATTCCAAAGCTATGCGGTCGAGGTGAAGCGTCTGATCGCGGAGGGTGACTATGTCTGGGCGCATTGCCACTATACCTACGGTCCTGACGACCCGCGCGGCAAAGCGATCGTGGAAATCTTCCGTTTCGAAGAGGGGCTTATGGTCGAGCACTGGGACGTCATACAGGACGTGCCGGCCGACATGGCTCACACGAACGGGATCTTCTAG